A window of Glycine soja cultivar W05 chromosome 2, ASM419377v2, whole genome shotgun sequence genomic DNA:
CTCCCTCTTAAGGTTGAGAACCTACATTTTCTTGGTCCTCTCATTTCCAAAGAACTCCTCTTGAAGTTTCTCCCAAATCTCCCTTGCTGTATCCAAGTTGGAAATTCTCATAAAAACATCATCATCCACAACTGAGTGCAAGATGGTAAGAGCCTTGGCTCTTTTGGCAACTTGCTTACTATGAAATCTGATCTGAGCAACAGTTGGATTCTCTTCCAAAGCTGGTGGTTCAGTTTTTTCCATTGCtttccaaagatcaaaagctttcaactgcCTTCTCATCTTCACAACCCAGATTTCGTCGTTCTTTCCTGTGAATACAGGAGGTGCTACTAATGGAACATTGTTGGAAGCCATTTAAAAAGTTGGGTATTCTAAAAAAGGATTGGGTTCTCTCAAACTCTGTTTTTGATTTCCAATTTCTCTCTACACTCAAGGTTCTCTCACAGTCCATCATGATCAAATCAACTctagataccaattgttggcACAAGAGATTCACAAACCCAGAAATCAGAAAAATGCACTCAAAAGAGAAGAAGTGCAAGTATAATTCATTCATACAACAGCTAAAATGCTTTGTGTCTAATACATATATTCTCACAAAATAGAACAGTAGTTACTTGTATCTAACAAGCTTAATAGCCCATGTACCCATCATAAATAGAAAGCTTAAAACACAGTCCAACAAGTACTAGTCAACACACTTACTGAACACACACTTTTACACTGcataaagcataaaaaataaatacacatAAGAAAATTCAGCAActacattagaaatttcagtGCATTAACAGATACCATTTGTGCTTTTGAAATGAATATATGTTCATAGTCTtttaaacgtgtttgaatgtCAACGTTTGAAGTTTGATTTCctcctaataaaaattaataaattattaattaatatttaccgttaaaataaaataaatatatgttcataGTCTTTTAAACGTGCTTTTGAAATGAATATATGTTCATAGCCTTCTTTTGCATGCATTCAAGCACATTGTCAAAGCTTTTTGTGAAAGAATCCAGCACCTCATGTTCCAGTTGTGATCCAACAGAACTCCAATCAATCCCCAACTTCTCAATTTCATTGTAAATGTCTTGAGCCTCTGATACTTTTGCATCAAGCGTTCTTGAAAGAATACCATGGTCCATGAATGCGTGAAGAGCTTGTACTGAAAAGGTTGAAATCTATAGAGGCACCAAATAAACGCAAGGTTATTTCAGCAACCTATTAATGAATGATCTGAACTTTAAGCTTTTTCACACCAACATTAATCCATATTAGCCCACATGGCCATCCAGtcaaggtaaaaaaataaggaaaccgATATAACTTACTGTATGTGGTCCAATAACAGAATTAACATAAAATGTGTCAGGGTAAGATGGATTTTTCACATTTGTTGAAGCCCACATCAACCTCTGCTTCTTGGCACCTCTATTCTCCAAGCGTTCCCATCTTGGACCAGAAAATTTTTTCTGGTAAAGTTGGTATGCTAAGACTGCTTGAGCAACCGCACCCTATAAGAattgatataatattttaggCAAATGTTAACTAGTGCCCTTAGGGCATTGGTTAAGAAAACTAAAAGGGGAAAGGTTTTAAAGGCAGAATGCTTCACATTACCTTTCCTTTGAGATCAAGAGCCTCAGTAGTACCAATTTGCTCAAGTTTCTTGTCAAGTGTAACATCCACTCTACTGATGTAGAATGCTGCTGCACTTGAAACCTTAGAGAGATCAGTCATGCCACAAGACTCAAGGCCATCCAAGTAAGCATCAATCACTGCTTCATATTTAGGGAGGCAGAATATGAGCTGTTCAAATACGCAAACTATGAGCCTATTGCTGTTACAGCCAATAAGGATCAAAATTTGTGACATCAGAATGCACATAACAAACT
This region includes:
- the LOC114375759 gene encoding uncharacterized protein LOC114375759, producing the protein MGIDDANVYENVESMTNIMWPHGNPSFRHYFFLGIIYYLFDLQPSRELVGAGKDIESAYWELVVKDIQDTCKLLEPIYNETDGEDGHVSLAISPKLANDTKGTTEAAKWLHNMVGSPCVYMKIPATDESISSMKEVISLGISVNATLIFCLPKYEAVIDAYLDGLESCGMTDLSKVSSAAAFYISRVDVTLDKKLEQIGTTEALDLKGKGAVAQAVLAYQLYQKKFSGPRWERLENRGAKKQRLMWASTNVKNPSYPDTFYVNSVIGPHTISTFSVQALHAFMDHGILSRTLDAKVSEAQDIYNEIEKLGIDWSSVGSQLEHEVLDSFTKSFDNVLECMQKKAMNIYSFQKHV